The nucleotide sequence GAATCTAACAATGTTTTAGTGGAGAATTTCTTTCCACAATtacaacacaaaaattttttttcacaatgaGTGTACATGTGTTGTTTAAGGGCTTGTGGAGATGTAAATGTTTTGTTACATTCTTTACAGATTGAATTACCACTTAAATCAATTTCGTTATTACCAATTTTGTGTAAAGTCATGTGATTTCCTAAAGCATGTTTGGTTATAAAACTTTTACCACAAACACAACAAATACAAGATTTCTGACCTAAGTGTGTTCTGATGTGATCTGTAAGTGTGGGCGCTTGGATAAAACCCCTTCCACAAATGTGACAAACATGGGGTTTTTTATCCTTATGTCGAAAATTATGTCTAGATAAACTTGATCTAAACCTGAATTTCTCACCACATGTTTCACACTCATAAGGTCTTTCTTTTGTATGCGAATTCATGTGATCTTTAAGTTTATATGTACTGATTAGTTTATTACAGACACTacatgtttgtttttttcttctcaaaTCCGCTTCACTTTTTCTATGTGCAATGTAAGctgtatatgaaaaaaacttcaaattacAGAAAGAgcaagtgaaatttttttttgagccTTCTTCTATTTGTTGATTCTTACAATCTGAAACATCACTATCCACGTTTGTATTAAAACTTTCATCAAAATCATCAGCAGATTGTggaccaatttttttaatttcatttaaacacCTGTTCAATATAATTTGCGACTGTTCAATTTTATCcttaaatgaatgaattttcataAGTAGATCTGCACATATCGTGcatatattttttggtaaattgtCTGTTGATTGTACCTAAAATTACTTTGATATACACCTAAAATAGTTGAAGTGTTCAACTTACTTTCAATAATGAAAACTTAGTTAATAAATCACTGTATACTATATctttataaaaactttcaaatagaTTTAATGATACATTTTTATTGAGACATGTTCTGCACACACCCTCAATATTCTCTAGTAAAAAAGATTCATTATCATTAAACATTTTACTTGAAAAGCTTTTTCATCTGTACTGTTGACAATCATAGATTGAAAATGTAGTATGAACTAGTGATGCCAACTTTTTCCCCCAAGCATATTTCAAAATCCCTTAAATTCATACTAAGATACCCTAAGTTCTTTTTTACGATATTAATAAAGTGTAGTTATAAACATACAAAGAATGAATGCATtgattagaagaaaaaatacaaataaaaaattctcaattcgtttgtttatatttgttctgACATTAAAACATAATACCATCAAGTTAATGAAACGAACGATAGAGGGCGACAATCTGCTTTGCATTAGAATTCCAAAAcctacatattttatatttcatttttctacaGGCTCCACTGTCTAGTTTGTTTaagtggaaaaaataagaaattaattattggcatattttcaaatttgacactCGACAGAAAAACTTACCAATCGTAGACATAGTAATTGTAGACTGATCGTCCGATGAAATTCGTGTTCCAACATTAGAATGTGATACGAATAAAGTTACTCTTTCTAACTATTTCACCTTCATATTTCTTGTGTGCCAAGCCCTTGAGCATCAAGCCCATTGGTTTCGTGTACAAAGTGcttaataaattggaaagcaCCTAATAGCACCGTGCTGTTCGGGACACCCAGTGATATTGATACGATCTTCCACAGAACATAGTCATCATGGCCAAAGAGCGAAGTATGGTAGCTTAGCACGAAGCGGTCAATATAAATTctccatatatgtaatacttctatatggacagtttctataagtagAAGCctttccgactaaggaagacagaatgggcaacgatttctctatcctccagatcggttctgcgcattatcaagcatgcgcagtatagataaagtgtctcgaacgagagagaaaatgaatattgtcggcaccgtaacgtccTTATGTTACGGTGCGGATGGTACTATACCAACTGTCCAtgtaggagtattacatattgAGATTCTCGTTTTTGACAGATCTTCCCATTTTTTAGGTTAAGAAAACGTGTTaggttttatttaaatttattaatttttattactatgtGTAGTTGTAgttgttagtttttttattcctttaccTGCAATCACGTATGTCTGTAAAGTGTAACTTTCAAATTAATAGATATATTCTCTCATTTAAAGAGCAGAggcatatttttcatttaaaattgtattaaaaaaataatatttactactaaaataaagtaaaaatactCATTTACGAATATTAACACAAAtaggaataattaaaaaatcagaGAATAAACTGTTAGTTTAAATGTTCAGATTcaaaaggaaaaagaaatatttatgtatCTAAATGGGAACAATTAATAAATTcggaaaaaattttatccattcatattttcactttcgaaattattcaaataatggaAGTAGAACTAAGCACCAATTTAACCTTTAGAGAAAAATAGGAAAGTGACGTTACGGCACTAGGGTGGTCTAAATTTACTGTTTCGTTTGTTTAACTGGACCCGAATTGCCTTTATAGGACATCGGTATATCACTCTCTCTTTCTCTCCCTACTCTGATTGGGTCAATAGCCGGAGGAGAGACTGTCAATACTACTATTTCCATAGAAAAAGTAATACTAGACTCTCTCGAAAGGAAATTGGTATGTTGGAACAAGATACAAAGAAATTTGTAGTATCGTTATATCTGTCAAGTATTCCTTTTAATTTCTGGTATCGAACTCTATCCACTGTTATATTTCTATCTCTTATTTTGTTTTACCAATGACAACACAGTGGAACAAATATAGCTTTACGTTAGACCAGAGGttgtttctttctaaaattggcACAACTTTTCACTATAGAAATCATAGTCTAGTTTTACTATGATTATGACTATATCTATGGGTAAACCGATGCTCATTCTCTCTCttctaaaaatacaattttaattacGTGAGgctctctctatctttaatattaaatcTATGTTTATAGCACAcatgtcaaaatatatattagaagCTGTCATAAATTCTCTATAGATATTCCCcatcatttcaatatattgtcATCCTTAAGATCAATATACTAGTTTGCAATTGGTTTAAATATTATGTGTATTGCTTTgacgaaatgttgaaaaatctCGACAACTTAGGAATTAACAAAATGTGAATAGTGTTTCAAAATGTTTACtcaagtttcaaaaaattaaatatattaatcgaTAACCCTTATAAGGTGGATACGTGTTaattcattttgaatagattCCTAAATAAGGCAATTAAAAAAGTCTCATTAAATTCATCTGAATGCTTAATTCTGAAATTGATACTATGTCTGGAAAAACAACTATCAAGGGTAATCCTTCTCAATACGTTAAGCTCAACGTAGGGGGTTGTCTCCATTACACTACTATCGGTACTTTAACAAAACACGATACAATGCTTAGGGCAATGTTCAGTGGCCGAATGGAGGTATTATCTGATTCTGATGGTAagtttataaaatcaaattctcAAGAATTTGATCAAGTATTGcttattaatttattaagaaTTGTTTTAGGTTGGATTCTCATTGATCGATGTGGTAAACATTTTGGTACTATCCTAAACTTTTTGAGAGATGGAAGTGTTACCCTTCCAGAATCAACAAAAGATATAGTAGAGCTCCTAGCCGAAGCCAAGTATTATTGTATAGCTGAACTAGCTGAATCTTGCAACAAAGCATTAGCTAAAAAAGAGAGAGGAGAACTAGAACCTACATGTAGGGTACCTTTAATTACGTCtcaaaaggaagaagaaagTTTAATAAGTTCCACTACAAAACCggctattaaattattaataaacagacataacaataaatattcttataCCACTGCTTCTGAcgataatttattaaaaaatattgaactattTGATAAACTTAGTTTGTGGTACAGTAATAGGGTTCTATTTTTGAAAGATGTTATCAGTACAAGTGAAATTTGTTGTTGGGTGTTTTATGGACATGGAAAAAAGGTAAGTTATCTCATACATACACCTGTCTTGTGGTGCATCTGTAAGTTTGTTGTGTAATCAATGTATAAATTACTTCTCAAAGAGTACTGCTTTAAGTCAATGTTTCCCATTATTGTTATCTTTCAATAGtttgaaaatactttctttTATGTGTGCTCAGAGGCGGATTTTCAGAGATTTAATACATTAGTTCACAATTGTttgaattacaatttttatcaatttcaatatattattatgggtcATTAAATTAGCaaaa is from Diorhabda sublineata isolate icDioSubl1.1 chromosome 1, icDioSubl1.1, whole genome shotgun sequence and encodes:
- the LOC130451263 gene encoding zinc finger protein OZF-like, which produces MFNDNESFLLENIEGVCRTCLNKNVSLNLFESFYKDIVYSDLLTKFSLLKVQSTDNLPKNICTICADLLMKIHSFKDKIEQSQIILNRCLNEIKKIGPQSADDFDESFNTNVDSDVSDCKNQQIEEGSKKNFTCSFCNLKFFSYTAYIAHRKSEADLRRKKQTCSVCNKLISTYKLKDHMNSHTKERPYECETCGEKFRFRSSLSRHNFRHKDKKPHVCHICGRGFIQAPTLTDHIRTHLGQKSCICCVCGKSFITKHALGNHMTLHKIGNNEIDLSGNSICKECNKTFTSPQALKQHMYTHCEKKFLCCNCGKKFSTKTLLDSHFKIHTGVKPYICPICEKAFSQKNSLAKHSRMHTGEKPIVCIICNKRFSQQSHLTYHMRHHSGERPYNCKFCDKTFNHSGSLKIHTRLHTGEKPYTCNICSKGFYDSSSMKKHKKGHDENKTQLAVLVTI
- the LOC130445750 gene encoding BTB/POZ domain-containing adapter for CUL3-mediated RhoA degradation protein 3 isoform X2, with protein sequence MLNSEIDTMSGKTTIKGNPSQYVKLNVGGCLHYTTIGTLTKHDTMLRAMFSGRMEVLSDSDGWILIDRCGKHFGTILNFLRDGSVTLPESTKDIVELLAEAKYYCIAELAESCNKALAKKERGELEPTCRVPLITSQKEEESLISSTTKPAIKLLINRHNNKYSYTTASDDNLLKNIELFDKLSLWYSNRVLFLKDVISTSEICCWVFYGHGKKVSEVCCTSIVYATDKKHTKVECPEARIYEETLNILLYENRNAPDQELMQATSTRGAVSGMSSYTSDEEEDRPVRP
- the LOC130445750 gene encoding BTB/POZ domain-containing adapter for CUL3-mediated RhoA degradation protein 3 isoform X1; amino-acid sequence: MLNSEIDTMSGKTTIKGNPSQYVKLNVGGCLHYTTIGTLTKHDTMLRAMFSGRMEVLSDSDGWILIDRCGKHFGTILNFLRDGSVTLPESTKDIVELLAEAKYYCIAELAESCNKALAKKERGELEPTCRVPLITSQKEEESLISSTTKPAIKLLINRHNNKYSYTTASDDNLLKNIELFDKLSLWYSNRVLFLKDVISTSEICCWVFYGHGKKVSEVCCTSIVYATDKKHTKVECPEARIYEETLNILLYENRNAPDQELMQATSTRGAVSGMSSYTSDEEEDRPGKMVIDEMMVFSKYIQWNLYNSLVLGEF